Genomic segment of Arachis hypogaea cultivar Tifrunner chromosome 16, arahy.Tifrunner.gnm2.J5K5, whole genome shotgun sequence:
atgcataattcagaactctttctctttctcctcctcatcttctgctgcttcttcttcttcaaaaacgattttaccatgaaaaatcgaaaaaaacaagaaaacagagagaaaagacgtaaatgaagaagaagaagaagaggaaaacgaggaagaagaacgtgcagaaacgaaagaaaaggagaagaagaagagtaagaggaagaagaacgtgcagcaagaagaataagaagaatttcagaaatcatgaaaataaaaaaaaaaacgaagaggaagaggaagaggaagaggaagaggaagaagacgaaggcgaagaagaagaagaagacgaaggcgaagaagaagaagaagacgaagaggaaccgtttgagtggggcgcgtgtagttacgctccattcaaaatgagttaatgcgcgtgttaatgaagtttgggctgataacttgtaaaacttgtacgacCTTTTTATTTGTATGTGTAGTAGGCCCCTATACAGAAATAAATTGTTTTATATGCATTTACATTTATTTTAGTATGAAAAACTTGCTTAGCTTCCAGGAACAGCTAGCTGCAAATATGAATAAAAACATGtgaaacaattataaaaaaagaatatttatcaCACTAATATTTAATTTGCTTTGATCTATTTACTAGTGATGCTTGTGATGACGGCTTGTATAGatgaagaatatatatataattgaattatttggtGGTGTTGTCAAGCTCAAGCATATATTGGAGTCACTAGTTACATAAATGagttcttttgaaaaaagagcttaaagcataagaatttttattaatagcagcttataaataagttattttgtatttagatttttagttataaaagtacttattttaaagttgtagtttttggataaataactcaaaaataattttttttacagaagagaatgaatattaaaataactatgataacaaatacttttcaatattgaatgttgattttacataacctaatAATTGATATTatgtatgatatggtaggtgaaaataaaaaataaatataaaatgtgtgtcaatgtatattttgttgctgttttttatttttttttactcctATTAAAACTCCCTTCTCTTTTATTGAGGTCAAGAACTTgctataattaactataaaaataatagcaagctataaaatcacatgtgaaaaaataaaattaaaactaaaatttcataccatagttaaatacaaatttaataataaaaaatagagtgataaaatgataaaaaaatatttagaaggaATATATGCAGTAAATTGTTCAGATATAATATTGTCtgaaaatggtggtggaggaTCAAATACTTCCAGCAGATGAATCATTATATAAAAAAGGGGAGGTTTGGAATATTGTGTAAGAATGATGGTGAAATGATGGTGAAAAGCTAGTACTTCTAGCAGATCTTGCGTGGAAAGTTACTGTTTAATCAGTGCTTTCAACTGTAAGAAAGAAAAACATCAACTTtggtgggttttttttttttctcaatggaAGTCTTTTACTCCAagtattagatattttttttgggTGTTTACATCTGTTGtaaattttcttctcttttcaataaatgaataaaaataaaataaaaaatattgttgggTTTGTGTCATTGTGTGAATGTTTTACtctctataaaaaataatgatatttttaattattaatgtaattttatataaGATTAAAAATACTATcttttattgttatatatatttactgtgagataaataatattaatgtttTAAAGAAGAAGAATGTATCTTTATTGTGATATAAATTCACAGGGAAAAATAGGGCATATGCCACAATGCTTAAGAGGGTTTAATTTACAATAATACACTTAGCTAAATAAAGTTTGAGCAAATATTCTTCACACTTCTAAATTCTAATTCCTCACAAAATTGTAACACCCCGTTTATAATTTTACAATGCCTCACACATTCATTGACCTACAAGGAGGGGTGTGGTACAAATAAGCAATTGCTAGTGCACATAATTTAGCACCACCATGTTGTTTGATTGCTTGAGCATGGGGGTGATGACAATGTGTCAAACATACCAAAAGTCCAAAAGGATCCAACCAATGTTCTGTACAAATAACATTACTCTTGGTAATGTGGCTTTGACTTGCTAATAACAAGCAATTGCTATGGTACAAACAATTATCAATCTCATACAATTAAAGAATAGGCAAATTCATCACTTCCTTTTTGCCTCATCTTCCCCCACCAATCTCCACATCTTGTGTTTCCAATGGTTCAGGGAAAACTTCATTGGATTTGGATGATCTTTTATTGGAAGATGAGTGATCCATTATTACACCACTTCCTTGGGAACTTACTTTCCCTGATTGTTTAGTCCCACTTGAACTATCTTTGTTTGTTGCAGTAGCACTATCTGATGAGCTCTGTCTCCAGCTACCAAACAATCCAGTGCTCCAAGACTTCCTAGACGAAGTTGTTCGCAACTTCACCGAGCTTGCGCTTTCTTCTCTTACAACCTTCAACGGATTTTCCAGCGCCCTGAGGACGTGTCTCATAGGGGGACGTTTCGAAGGCCTAGGATTCAGGCATGATCTTGCCACGATTGCTATAGCCCATACTTCTTCAAGTAGATCCTCATTTACTAACAAAGAAGGGTCAACAATCTTATTTATCCTTTCTTTATCATCTATGCTAATGTAAGGCAAGGTCTGCTCCAACCACTCTCTTGAGGTGGCATCGTCCGATTTACTGACCTCGGTATCTCCGGTAATAAGCTCGAGCAAAATCTTACCAAAACCATATACATCACCTGCCCAAGTTACTGATGACGTGCCTGATCATTGCCAAAGCAATAAGAAATGCATATTAGTTTTCTTGAAAAAATTTCATGCCAATGTATGTAGTAGCAGGATCACTAAAAGTTGTTCAATGGGACTAATGTGCTGCATTTAAATCTCTTCCATCAACACTTGGATGAAAACTAACTAGAAAGGGTAAACAagtttacttaccaaaatttgGTTGATTAGAAGATCTGCAAAattacaaagatgaaaatactgGTTACAACTTTGAGTGAACATAAAAATGTAACAGTAAACTTAAATATCAGCATCCATTCAAACTAAATGCTAAGATTCAATATATTTATAAATCATGACGGTACCTCTTCAGGTTTAATATTCAATTATTGTAATAGATTCAGCTGTTTTTATGTCTTTGTCTGTTAAAGAATTCAAAACTTACGATGGCTTGCTGAACAGCCTGTTCATGACACCAGGATGGACATCTCCTTGGGTGGTAACCTCACTCAAACTTCCAAGTCGCACCTCAAATTTATCATCAAGAAGTATGCTGCTAGCTTGAACATCTCTTCACAAAATCAAAAGTAAATTTCAGTAATTTGCAAGGCACCATGAtgtaacaaaaaattgaaaatgcaGCATATATTGACACTTTGACAGCATATCATAAACTCAATCACATTTTGCCAATAGATTCATTTCCTTCATGGTGAAATAACAATAAAGAGTCTAGATTATATTTGGTGTTACCTGTGAGCGAGGGGAGGACTGCTATCGTGTAGATAAGCAAGGCCTTCGGCAGCTCCTGTAGCGATTTTCAATCTTGTGATCCAATCAAGGGACTTCGATTTACCATCTGCATCAGTGACTCTCTGCAAAGAACTTGCCAAATCTCCATTTGGCATATACTTGTAAACTATACATTTCTCATTGTCATTCTCCAAGCAATGTCCCAAGATTGGGATCAATCTTGCATGTGAAACCTTGCTTAATAATTCCAACTCCACAACATATGATTCTCTCTTGAACAAACTCAAATCTACCTTTTTGATGACGACAGTAGCTCCGTTTTCCATTACTCCCCAGAAGAGGTCTCCAGAATGACCATGCTTGATGATATTTGCTTCAGCAAAATTACCAGTCAACTTGAGAATTTGCTCATAAGTAAATGATTCCCCGACAGCAATGTCGAATGCAAGGTCTTTAGGCGGCATAGGACTCTCCCCTACTGGAACAGGCCCTCCACTTTCAATTCCCCTTTGAACTTCCAAGCTTTTATGATTGCCACATAGTTTTAAGAACAGTACGAGGACCAATGCCAGAAGCAAAATAAAGCCAAGTCCACCAAATACACCTACCAGTATGAATATCAGTTTCTTTCTGGAAGATTTTTCCATTGTCGAATTTGATGGAAAGGGTAAATTTCTCTTCTCATAAAACACTCTACAAACACTAACATCCCTCTGATTTGGAACATCCTCCAGGCAATTCCTAGCTAAACTAACATTACTAAGACTAACACCTTGCACCTCGCCTTCCAAATAATTACCGGACAgatcaatcattctaaacttcttaGCCGAAATATTTAGAGTTCCAAAGAATAAGTTGTTTGAGAGATTGAATGTGGCATCAGTAGAACTAGTATTTGAACCGAAAAAATTTGGTAGAGGACCGGTAAGGTTGTTGTTGGACACATCAACGAAACGCAAGCTCGGTAATGACCACAAAGTATCAGGAAGATCACCATCAATAAAGTTACCACTCAAATTGAGAACTCGAAGTTTCGAAAGGCGAGAAAACAAGACACTAGGCACATTACCAGTTAGTGCATTGTTGGAAAGGTCCAAAGTTTCAAGCCCTGAAAGGTTACTAAGTTGATTCGGAACATTCCCAGATAAGTAATTGGAAGAAAGATTAAGACGTGTGAGGTTACCAAGTGAAAACAATGAATCAGGAATAGACCCAGAAAGTTCATTTCCTGAGAGATCAAGCACAGATAAATTAGACAACATTCCCAAACCTGAAGGCATTCTACCAGTTAAGCTATTCCCAGAAAGTAACACAGACTTCAACAAAATCAAACCACCAATTGACTCAGGAATAGAGCCAGTTATTGAGCAAGAACTTAAATCAAGCACCTGGAGTGCACCAAGGTAGTTGTTATTACTTTTGTCACCAAACCACTCAGGAATAGAACCATTAAGCACAAAACCTGAAGCATTGAAGGAAGCTAAACGGGTAAAATTGGCAAGTGCATCAACTGAGAAACTTGGGTGAAGACTAGCTTTATGTGTTCTTCTGAAACCGGAAATGTTGATTCCGATAACTGAACCCTTTTGGCAATGAATCCCGGTCCAGTTCCAGCACGGTTCTGTTTTTCTTGGCCAGTTTTTTGCTCTTATACCCAATGAAGATCGAAGTTGAAGCAACGAAAACCATTCGGTTCTTGAACTCAACTTTTCAGTGCTTGAACTCAAAGCAGAACTGAACTCAACGAAGAAGAACAGGTTCATAACGGTAAAAACAACTGTAGCTGACAAAACAGAGGAACTCTTTAACTTCTTCACCTTCATGTTGTTCTTTGCTCTGTTTCTCTGCAATTTGAACCAAACTTTAGTTAAATTCGGAAACTTTTTTAATGTAAGAGggggaaaaaaatttttttttttaacttttcaccTTCAATTCGAAGCTCTAAAGGTTCTGCAATTGGTGCTGTTCTTCATGTTATGTTTCTCTGTTTTTTTCTCTGTTTCTCCGAAGCTTCATGTGTATGCATGAGTTTAACTGGTTTAGTTGATTTAGAAAAATTGGAATTTGACACAAAAATTGGATTTTGTGTGTTTGGCTCCAATCAAAATATTTGCTACTGATTCTGCACCTGAACCAATACAGAAAAAGAATCCATTAATGTTAGTAATTTACATGAATgcctcatttttattttattttttggattttctatttgTGAAGTTTCATGATGATGCTGAATATGTTACATGAAGAAAATTAAAGTTTTTgagagaaatttttaatgttgttgAATTTTGTGTTACCTCCAATTACAAGCTCTGGTGATTCTGCTCTGTTCTGTCTTGTAATCTCTGAACCAATCCACAAAAGAATCCATTAAtgcaatcataaaaaaataaataaaaaaaaaaaacagcattcAAAAATTGCAACTCTTCCAAGCACACTTTGTTGAATGTTCcactaaaaaaccaaaaatagccaacttttatttatttatttattttgtgacaataaagTTTCTCACTTTTGCTTATTGACACAATAGTATATCCAAAAGTTTGAACTCAAAATCTTTGGTTAAGTGAAGAAAACTGCATACCCAAGATTTGAAGATTGTTGTCTAGTCTAGTGGTGTTGAATagttgaaagaaagaaaagattttGGAAAGTGGGGTTGTGAGGAAAGGAAACATTAAATGGAGGTATCTGCCAGTTTAGGAGTGGAAGTGAATAGTGAATAGTGAATAGTGAAGAGAGAGTAATGGATAGGATTTGAAGCATTACATTAATTGTGGAACCGCTGGGAAGAATACCTGTTTGAGGAAAGAGTCTTAGTCACTGTCACCGGAGTTATTTAATGAGCTTCTGGGAATTGGGAGGTGCTGATGAACAACAAGTTGTTATGGTGGTTATGGTGCCATTCTAATGCCTATATctctatatctatatctatatctatatctatatctatatctatGTATGTGTCTTTGTGTGTGGGGTTTCCAATAATTGATGTTAGGTTTCTCTACAGTTTGTAATAGGCAatcaaactcaaaaacaaatatcATAGCAAATCAACaatactatttttacttttttctatatatattctttttgatCTTATAAATCAATTTCGCTAAGTGAATAATGAGAGATGCGAACAGCGAAAATAATGGGTAACATTTTAAGTCCACTAACTATTCAATTAaagaataatatttaattaaattaaaatttgatttttaaaattaaaaataatttttttaatctattatttaaattgttcaaaaaaatattgttatCCTATATAAATAATACGAAAAATAGTAGAGAACTAATAGTAATATCAATCAATTTCagctaatataataataaattataaaataaatcaagtataaaatttattaaaaatgagTTTTTTGTTAAGTCCGgatatttattttcttatatttaaTGTTAGCTACATTGTTAATTGTGCAATGTTAATTCCCATAACTTTCTCAAATAATATATACGCggattattttagtttttatatgaattttgcaataaaaataataaaataatgagatTGATTACATgcataaattaataatatcacttatatttaaattttttgttcttacAAGTTTTAGTTATGAGAAATATTCGAGAATaataagaatttattattttttattattaattaattagttattaatgtttaaaaatataaaataaaatatattattaaattattagactcataaaattaaattaaaaaaatttagttaatgactaagtgataataaaaaataaattatgatgtttcttaacatttttctttagttatagttataataaacagaaaatagaaacaaTAGCAAAGTAAAACAAATTAGTATAATTACTATTCAATAAAACAGACACTTTATTAGGAAGAAGATTAttaatcaacaaaaaaatatattgagataaaatattcatttttatCAAGTTGTTAGCcaccaataatatttaaaagacaataaaaaaatagtataaaattgtctaaaattattatattttgtatttttaaatattattgatataattaaataatgtaatatgtaataaatatataattataaatgttatatatataaaatttaaaattaataattaatatatttgtgtataaatatatattatgatttaatttatttttaatatgtattatattttaacatatattttatattagtgactaattttaatatatatatatatataacataattatataaaattatagatattaaattaaaagatgttaatttttttttaaagtatatattgCCAGTTAGCCACTATATCCTCATATTTGCTAATTATGAAGATTATTTTGACTcgctataatttattatttacagTGTATGTATACGTGAATAAACTACATGGACTAAATTTTCCTAAACCCCAATCAAAATAAGACAAAATGGCAAATGATCATGTATGATGTATCATAATCTTAAATCTAGATAATGTTCTCTTTAAGAATAAAGTTACTTTTTTGTTGATTGACAGAGTAAAAATACAAGAAAAGAGGAGTATTAAGAGGTGAATAACTTTTgtgttttataattattaattggtaattaaagtattttaattggtgtaaaattatatttaatagtaagagattatttattttttttataattaaatattgactacaaaatacaaaaattactgattctttagattttttttaataaataataataatatatcttcttttattaaataaaaaaaaatgcatgtGGAAATTTCATGGAAAATTATAGTAGCTTTTTCaactttgatttttctttttctaatttgcCTATTTATGATACATATATACGTGAAGATGATGATAAATGAGTCAGCATCTGATAGACATTAAAAGAAtaatggttatatatatatatatagggcaaATCACTATATTAAGCCAAGGAGAGCAAAAAATTACACAAATCCGCCAAATCAAAAATTATTTCATGAATCAACCGATACACATTTCTATATAGTTCGAATTAAGTTGTTTCGAATTTGAtttacatgtaattcgaatcaacttgattcgaattatacacaaacgcacacacccactaattcgaatcaacttgattcgaattacacacatacaataattcgaatcaagttgattcgaattacaccctgatttattaaaaaaataaaaaatttattaaaaaaataataatttaaaattaaaaaaatatattttatttcatacattaaaaaaaagctaacaaaatatttaattacgagatttttttaaaatattaatgagttatcaattcaaattccatacaat
This window contains:
- the LOC140179755 gene encoding probable LRR receptor-like serine/threonine-protein kinase At2g16250, coding for MKVKKLKSSSVLSATVVFTVMNLFFFVEFSSALSSSTEKLSSRTEWFSLLQLRSSLGIRAKNWPRKTEPCWNWTGIHCQKGSVIGINISGFRRTHKASLHPSFSVDALANFTRLASFNASGFVLNGSIPEWFGDKSNNNYLGALQVLDLSSCSITGSIPESIGGLILLKSVLLSGNSLTGRMPSGLGMLSNLSVLDLSGNELSGSIPDSLFSLGNLTRLNLSSNYLSGNVPNQLSNLSGLETLDLSNNALTGNVPSVLFSRLSKLRVLNLSGNFIDGDLPDTLWSLPSLRFVDVSNNNLTGPLPNFFGSNTSSTDATFNLSNNLFFGTLNISAKKFRMIDLSGNYLEGEVQGVSLSNVSLARNCLEDVPNQRDVSVCRVFYEKRNLPFPSNSTMEKSSRKKLIFILVGVFGGLGFILLLALVLVLFLKLCGNHKSLEVQRGIESGGPVPVGESPMPPKDLAFDIAVGESFTYEQILKLTGNFAEANIIKHGHSGDLFWGVMENGATVVIKKVDLSLFKRESYVVELELLSKVSHARLIPILGHCLENDNEKCIVYKYMPNGDLASSLQRVTDADGKSKSLDWITRLKIATGAAEGLAYLHDSSPPLAHRDVQASSILLDDKFEVRLGSLSEVTTQGDVHPGVMNRLFSKPSSSNQPNFGTSSVTWAGDVYGFGKILLELITGDTEVSKSDDATSREWLEQTLPYISIDDKERINKIVDPSLLVNEDLLEEVWAIAIVARSCLNPRPSKRPPMRHVLRALENPLKVVREESASSVKLRTTSSRKSWSTGLFGSWRQSSSDSATATNKDSSSGTKQSGKVSSQGSGVIMDHSSSNKRSSKSNEVFPEPLETQDVEIGGGR